A window of Plasmodium brasilianum strain Bolivian I chromosome 8, whole genome shotgun sequence contains these coding sequences:
- a CDS encoding cyclic amine resistance locus protein has protein sequence MNRITLYDFILDEIRGGRYCDTYHSDKENSEEKSKEIDKNKNIIYDNKKINSKEENKYDFYKFLDNFFKSDSIPDNALEHMLNVPYFLEKIMSISFVLCLDNILYDITFMPVQVIRSIFILVYIFLKNFSHSLLNVFIAFKNFKLYEYATTCNFKDLKKYEARVIKNSSRFSYNRGRKIFDSDHITIANDDNNRKNDDEDEDDDDDVNNNNNNNYYYYYEKNKNKSMGRSAERHNAKRKDLDYSFISKKEQTNSYGTNHHVDGLTFHMNFSNSDEFNLKEQSCSISNSAHMNADVYMFKTVESQENGNNNNRDCTSCPSNACGNNALNNTNCANRINFSQCTEKKIIKNVISVDMKYGNTVRVRRLYKNKSTRDEMKLQKRKLQIINKKSFDGSTKKKKTNIMTYLLNPLVSAKKKILNFLKNGIKNLKALFNAICMKVIHFFDINKLYTFKILKAEQKKKIAARSFEVKYLNSRKNKNDENVVEITKNQNAQSLEASNSDGEHGGYAEKEDSEGMRQKGDSEDNVYVQKSVIRSRKMDMPYICSNHENEDKNNPLINDKKSITINMNGDKKLMVYNPSDNNYEFNLNDKIHLFNNGENNRNDPSKEKYSSSHRTQNSYVHSNECVYATDDRSVGINADSFSNCNMLEGSGGGNNEHDDEHNDEHNDEHNDEHNDEHDDEHDDEHNDEHNDEHNDEENNHGNNHDDDYNGENIAYAKRRKPLHASQKRNSENCVYYKLNECYSKRKSIKKNKTKVRATKRKLLKQHINSLKLSFPEYTGLIRFSLILICIYIFSFVDTSRIYHYIRAQPFMKLYVVLNMLEILERLLRSLGKDLIDNMIRTFIRIINLRSYVYILRNSYNNEQNEKENSDQIFLQRQEGGVQQPQKQQQQEQPLLLLEQMGVNIKKHDNHKEDKNLIKYDNKNQRYLNSQNKKIEFIDTSQWDSVKNNESMQNYMNSKDLYQGQHYKNKNMASYHFHRYNEKENNFSFFQKNNKDDKINKNFKIPLFYPFYSILIKFIVQYIFVLAYILTHSFAHLIRFLSLNIAINSSESTMFLILVMSNFTEIKSTVFKKFTKISLFTIVASDAVERFYLFVDAFLVLLKMSTAYRTQNSFISIASWLIIILMLEVGVDWCKHSYLLKYNKLNSESLNRYFQTLLADVLISRTPSNNIYYMNASTFEVPCKNIFSFSHIPTRRLGYMSMPVVTLIVCSLPRLNYLSNISMFSFALSIWVCLFLVKIILSILIVSYSISAKHQLRNLGKPYDDISAL, from the exons ATGAACAGAATAACGCTGTATGATTTTATACTGGACGAAATAAGAGGAGGGAGGTACTGTGATACATACCATAGTGACAAAGAGAATTCAGAAGAGAAGAGTAAAgaaattgataaaaataaaaatattatatatgataataaaaagattaatagtaaggaagaaaataaatatgatttttataaatttttagataattttttcaagtCTGATTCAATACCTGATAATGCTTTAGAGCATATGTTAAATGTGCcatattttttggaaaaaattatgagtatttcatttgtattatgtttagataatattttatatgatataacTTTTATGCCTGTACAAGTCATTAgatctatttttattttagtatatatttttttaaaaaattttagtcATAGTTTGCTAAATGTCTTCATCGCTTTCaagaattttaaattatatgaatatgccACTACTTGTAATTTTAAagatttgaaaaaatatgaagcCAGAGTTATTAAGAATTCAAGTAGGTTTTCGTATAATAGGGGGAGGAAAATTTTCGACTCGGATCACATTACTATTgcaaatgatgataataatagaaaaaatgatgatgaagatgaagatgatgatgatgatgttaataataataataataataattattattattattatgaaaaaaataaaaacaaaagtatGGGAAGAAGTGCAGAAAGGCACAACGCCAAACGTAAAGACCTAGATTATTCTTTTATCTCCAAAAAAGAACAGACAAACAGTTATGGTACGAATCATCACGTAGATGGATTAACCTTTCACATGAACTTTTCAAACTCCGATGAATTCAACTTGAAGGAACAGAGCTGCTCCATCAGCAATTCCGCTCACATGAACGCGgatgtgtatatgtttaaaaCTGTCGAAAGCCaagaaaatggaaataacAACAACAGGGATTGCACCTCTTGTCCTAGTAATGCGTGTGGCAATAATGCCCTGAACAATACGAACTGTGCAAATAGAATCAACTTTAGTCAATgcacagaaaaaaaaattataaagaatgTTATCAGTGTAGATATGAAATATGGTAACACGGTACGTGTAAGGAGATTGTATAAGAACAAATCGACGAGGGATGAAatgaaattacaaaaaagaaaattacaaataattaataaaaaatcgTTTGACGGATctacgaaaaaaaagaagactAACATTATGACGTATTTGTTAAATCCACTTGTATcagcaaaaaagaaaatattgaattttttaaaaaatggaataaaaaatcTTAAAGCCCTTTTTAACGCTATATGTATGAAGgtcattcatttttttgatatcaataaattatatacgtttaaaattttaaaggctgaacaaaaaaaaaaaattgctgcTAGGTCCTTTGAGGTGAAATACCTCAATAgtagaaaaaacaaaaatgatgaaaatgttgttgaaattacaaaaaatcaaaatgCGCAAAGTTTAGAAGCGAGTAACAGTGATGGTGAACACGGAGGGTATGCGGAAAAAGAAGACAGCGAAGGGATGAGACAAAAAGGGGATAGTGAAGACAATGTTTATGTACAAAAGTCTGTAATTCGGAGTAGAAAGATGGATATGCCTTATATATGTAGCAACCACGAAAATGAAGATAAGAATAATCcattaataaatgataaaaaaagtataaccATTAATATGAACggagataaaaaattaatggtTTACAATCCTagtgataataattatgagtttaatttaaatgataaaatacacctttttaataatggcgaaaataatagaaatgaTCCGagtaaggaaaaatatagcaGCTCTCATAGAACGCAGAACAGTTATGTGCATAGTAATGAATGTGTTTATGCTACAGATGACAGAAGCGTTGGCATTAATGCTGATAGTTTTTCCAACTGTAATATGTTGGAAGGTAGTGGTGGTGGTAACAATGAACATGACGATGAACATAACGATGAACATAACGATGAACATAACGATGAACATAACGATGAACATGACGATGAACATGACGATGAACATAACGATGAACATAACGATGAACATAACGATGAAGAAAACAACCATGGTAACAACCATGATGATGATTACAATGGTGAGAACATTGCTTATGCTAAAAGACGCAAACCTCTACACGCTTCTCAAAAAAGGAATAGTGAAAACTGTGTGTACTACAAACTAAATGAATGTTATTCAAAAAGGAagagtataaaaaaaaataaaacaaaagtaaGAGCTACTAAAAGAAAACTATTAAAGCAGCATATAAATTCTCTAAAATTATCCTTTCCGGAATATACTGGTTTGATAAGATTctctttaatattaatttgtatttatatattttcgttTGTTGATACGTCAAgaatatatcattatataaGAGCCCAACCGTTTATGAAACTATATGTTGTATTAAATATGCTTGAAATTTTAGAAAGATTATTAAGGTCATTAGGAAAAGATTTGATAGATAATATGATCAGAACATTTATCcgaattataaatttacgttcgtacgtttatatattacgtaatagttataataacgaacaaaatgaaaaagaaaattctgatcaaatttttttacaacgCCAAGAAGGAGGAGTTCAACAGCCTCAGAAGCAGCAACAACAAGAACAGCCACTGCTACTACTAGAACAGATGGgagtaaatattaaaaaacatgATAATCataaagaagataaaaatttaattaaatatgataataaaaaccAGCGATACCTTAATtctcaaaataaaaaaattgaatttattGATACCTCACAATGGGATAGTGTTAAAAATAACGAGTCTATgcaaaattatatgaatagtAAGGATTTATATCAAGGAcaacattataaaaataaaaatatggcTAGTTACCATTTTCATCGTTACAATGAAAAAGAGAacaatttttccttttttcaaaaaaataataaagatgataaaataaacaaaaattttaaaattcctcttttttatcctttctATAGCATTTTAATCAAATTTATcgtacaatatatttttgttcttgCCTACATTTTAACTCATTCCTTTGCGCATCTTATTCGCTTCTTGTCATTGAACATTGCTATTAATTCGTCAGAG TCGACGATGTTTTTAATTCTAGTTATGAGCAATTTTACGGAAATAAAATCGACggttttcaaaaaatttacgAAAATATCACTTTTCACAATTGTAGCTTCAGATGCTGTTGAGAGATTTTACTTATTCGTTGATGCATTTCTtgtgttattaaaaatgtcaACAGCATATAGAACGCAAAATTCGTTTATTAGTATTGCCAGTTGgttaataattattctaaTGCTTGAAGTAGGGGTAGACTGGTGCAAGCACTCGTATTTGCTCAAATACAACAAGCTCAACTCGGAGTCGTTAAACAGATATTTCCAA ACGCTCCTTGCCGATGTTTTGATTTCAAGAACCCCCAGCAACAACATTTATTACATGAACGCTTCAACCTTTGAAGTCCcatgcaaaaatatttttagctTTTCCCACATTCCAACCAg GAGACTGGGGTATATGTCAATGCCCGTCGTAACCTTAATAGTGTGTTCTCTTCCCAG aCTAAATTATTTATCAAACATTTCTATGTTTTCTTTTGCCTTATCGATTTGGGTTTGTTTGTTCCTTGTCAAg